In a single window of the Flavivirga spongiicola genome:
- a CDS encoding trehalase family glycosidase, whose amino-acid sequence MKLPVDKSKLIDQLIKQEDTTGSHTITIDDLGKKEFFIENEEGNSVLIKGTYHLSNLLQEAALLTNHKGNILLEHIVEEPVTRTSRVIKDYYWDKLTRSFDNEGVLNVLEDEKMQGDFLRLYVPESDVEALEFYKQKTMAYGHVKVETIPENISNEEIIALNQKPGILALAYSKEKKKSIPFVVPGGRFNEMYGWDSYFIGLGLIIDDKFELAQAMIDNLEYQIIHYGKILNANRSYYLSRSQPPFFTSFIKEFYETYSNKLQLNWLQQKLTTAISEYFNVWMTENVRLTDTQLNRYFGEGTGVPNETEPEHFDAIFKIFAKKHNIPFIEFKEKYKQNEIVDEALDKYFVHDRSMRESGHDTTNRLDDCSAHLNSVDLNSLLYKYETDIAYLIASYFNDSFSYNNNTFSSAEWLQRANKRKQLMIGYMWNEKESVFYDYNFVKKKQQPCISTTNLYPLWTNLCTEEQAESIVKKQLPNLICKGGLASTSGLEAMPKDATERQWDFPYGWAPHQMLIWQGLKNYGFETKAQELIYRWLWLIVKTAVNYNGLIPEKFDVNTCTHQVDVEYGNVGTNFKYVTDGGFGWTNASYKLGIELLEAKYLNSLNMLTDPDSIFPKST is encoded by the coding sequence ATGAAGTTGCCCGTTGATAAGTCTAAACTTATAGATCAATTAATAAAACAAGAAGATACTACAGGAAGCCATACAATAACTATTGATGATTTAGGAAAAAAAGAATTTTTTATAGAAAATGAAGAAGGTAATAGTGTCCTTATAAAAGGAACTTATCATTTATCTAATCTGTTGCAAGAAGCAGCACTTTTAACTAATCATAAAGGGAATATCCTTTTAGAACATATAGTTGAAGAACCAGTAACACGAACATCCAGAGTTATTAAAGATTACTATTGGGATAAACTCACCAGAAGTTTTGATAACGAAGGGGTATTAAATGTACTGGAAGATGAAAAAATGCAAGGTGATTTTTTGCGGTTATATGTGCCAGAATCTGATGTTGAAGCACTAGAGTTTTATAAACAAAAAACAATGGCGTATGGGCATGTTAAAGTTGAAACGATTCCAGAAAATATTTCAAATGAGGAAATAATTGCTTTAAACCAAAAGCCAGGAATTTTAGCATTAGCGTATTCAAAAGAGAAAAAGAAAAGTATCCCATTTGTTGTGCCGGGAGGCCGCTTTAATGAAATGTATGGATGGGATAGCTATTTTATTGGCTTAGGTCTTATAATCGATGATAAATTTGAACTTGCTCAGGCTATGATTGATAATTTAGAGTACCAAATTATTCATTACGGGAAAATATTAAATGCCAATCGTAGTTATTATTTGTCTCGGTCTCAGCCACCATTTTTCACATCATTTATTAAAGAGTTTTACGAAACCTATTCTAATAAATTACAACTAAATTGGTTACAACAAAAATTGACCACAGCTATTTCTGAATATTTTAATGTTTGGATGACTGAAAATGTGAGATTAACCGATACACAATTAAATCGCTATTTTGGAGAAGGTACAGGAGTTCCTAATGAAACAGAGCCAGAACATTTTGATGCTATATTTAAAATCTTTGCAAAAAAACATAACATACCGTTTATAGAATTTAAAGAAAAGTATAAACAAAACGAAATTGTTGATGAAGCCTTAGATAAGTATTTCGTACACGATAGAAGCATGAGAGAAAGCGGGCACGATACAACAAATAGATTAGATGATTGTTCAGCACACCTGAATTCCGTTGATTTAAATAGTTTGCTATATAAATATGAAACAGATATAGCCTATCTTATTGCATCGTATTTTAACGATTCGTTTTCATATAACAATAATACTTTTAGTTCAGCTGAATGGTTGCAACGTGCAAACAAACGAAAGCAGTTAATGATAGGTTATATGTGGAACGAAAAAGAGTCTGTGTTTTATGACTACAATTTTGTTAAAAAGAAGCAACAACCATGCATTTCAACAACAAACCTTTACCCGTTATGGACAAATTTATGTACAGAAGAACAAGCAGAAAGCATAGTTAAGAAACAATTACCCAATTTAATTTGTAAAGGAGGTTTAGCATCAACATCTGGTTTAGAGGCCATGCCAAAAGATGCAACCGAAAGACAATGGGATTTTCCTTATGGTTGGGCACCACACCAAATGTTAATTTGGCAAGGACTAAAAAATTATGGGTTTGAAACGAAAGCACAAGAACTTATTTATAGATGGTTATGGCTCATTGTAAAAACAGCTGTAAATTATAATGGTTTAATACCAGAAAAGTTTGATGTTAATACATGTACACATCAAGTAGATGTAGAATACGGTAATGTAGGAACAAATTTCAAATATGTTACAGATGGAGGTTTTGGTTGGACCAATGCATCGTATAAATTAGGTATTGAGCTTTTAGAAGCTAAATATTTAAACAGCTTGAATATGCTTACAGACCCAGATTCAATCTTTCCAAAAAGCACATAA
- a CDS encoding NADP-dependent malic enzyme, with product MSEESKRREALIYHAKPTPGKIKVVPTKKYASQRDLSLAYSPGVAEPCLEIEKNTENAYKYTAKGNLVAVISNGTAVLGLGNIGPEASKPVMEGKGLLFKIFADIDVFDIEVGTENVDEFIQTVKMIAPTFGGINLEDIKAPEAFEIERRLKEELDIPVMHDDQHGTAIISAAALINAVELAEKKIEKIKIVISGAGAAAISCSRLYQACGAKRENMVMLDSKGVIRNDRENLSKEKAEFATHRKIDTLDEAMKDADVFIGLSMANIVSPEMLLAMAKNPIVFAMANPDPEIKYDIAVATRKDIIMATGRSDHPNQVNNVLGFPFIFRGALDVRATKINEAMKMAAVKALAKLAKEPVPEQVNIAYGETRLTFGKNYIIPKPFDPRLIAEVPPAVAKAAMESGVAKHPITDWEKYKDVLLERLGSDNKLVRLLLNRAKLNPKRVVFAEADQLDVLKAAQIAYEEGIAHPILLGRKETIESLMAEIEFDADIPIIDPKTEEENERKNKYAKVYWEQRKRRGVTYYSAQRLMRERNYFAAMMVNEGDADALISGYSRNYPTVVKPMLELIGMVHGVTRIATTNLMMTKRGPLFLSDTSININPSAKDLAKITQMTAKVIKMFGLDPVLAMVSYSNFGSSDNEKASKIREAVSYLHRHFPEMKVDGELQTDFALNDDMLREKFPFSKLVGKKVNALVFPNLDSANITYKLLKELHEADSIGPIMMGMKKPVHILQLGASVDEIVNMTAIAVIDAQHKEKWELENAGRK from the coding sequence ATGAGCGAAGAAAGTAAACGAAGAGAGGCCCTTATATATCATGCGAAACCAACCCCAGGAAAGATAAAGGTAGTTCCAACCAAAAAATACGCCAGTCAAAGAGATTTGTCTCTAGCCTATTCGCCAGGCGTAGCAGAACCTTGTTTAGAGATTGAAAAAAACACAGAAAACGCCTATAAATATACGGCGAAAGGAAATCTAGTAGCTGTAATTTCCAACGGAACGGCAGTTTTAGGTTTAGGAAATATTGGTCCCGAAGCATCAAAGCCGGTGATGGAAGGAAAAGGGCTTCTATTTAAGATTTTTGCTGATATTGATGTGTTTGATATTGAGGTAGGTACCGAAAATGTTGATGAGTTTATCCAAACTGTAAAAATGATTGCACCTACTTTCGGTGGCATCAATTTGGAAGATATTAAAGCTCCCGAAGCTTTCGAAATAGAAAGACGTCTTAAAGAAGAACTGGATATTCCTGTTATGCATGATGATCAACACGGCACAGCTATTATTTCTGCTGCTGCGTTGATAAATGCAGTAGAATTAGCAGAAAAAAAGATTGAAAAAATTAAAATAGTAATAAGTGGCGCAGGTGCCGCTGCTATTTCTTGTTCTCGCTTATATCAAGCCTGTGGCGCAAAACGAGAAAACATGGTGATGTTGGATAGTAAAGGTGTTATAAGAAATGATAGAGAAAACCTTTCTAAAGAAAAAGCAGAATTTGCTACCCATAGAAAAATAGATACGCTAGATGAAGCTATGAAAGATGCCGATGTTTTTATTGGTCTTTCAATGGCAAATATTGTATCTCCGGAAATGTTGTTGGCAATGGCAAAAAATCCAATTGTTTTTGCTATGGCTAATCCCGATCCGGAAATAAAGTATGACATCGCAGTAGCTACTCGTAAAGATATCATTATGGCAACGGGTCGTAGCGATCATCCCAATCAAGTAAATAACGTATTAGGATTTCCGTTTATATTTAGAGGCGCGCTAGATGTTCGTGCTACAAAGATAAACGAAGCTATGAAAATGGCTGCTGTTAAAGCATTAGCAAAATTAGCAAAAGAACCTGTCCCAGAGCAAGTTAATATAGCTTACGGAGAAACCAGACTCACGTTTGGTAAAAATTATATTATACCAAAACCTTTTGATCCTCGACTGATTGCCGAAGTGCCTCCAGCTGTAGCAAAAGCGGCTATGGAAAGCGGTGTGGCTAAACATCCTATTACCGATTGGGAAAAGTATAAAGACGTATTGTTAGAGCGCTTGGGTTCTGATAATAAGTTGGTAAGATTACTTTTAAATAGAGCAAAACTGAATCCGAAACGTGTTGTATTTGCTGAAGCAGACCAACTAGATGTTTTAAAAGCTGCTCAAATAGCGTATGAAGAAGGGATAGCACACCCCATTCTATTAGGAAGAAAAGAAACCATAGAGTCTCTAATGGCGGAAATTGAGTTTGATGCAGATATTCCTATAATTGATCCAAAAACAGAAGAAGAGAACGAACGTAAAAACAAGTATGCTAAAGTATATTGGGAGCAACGTAAACGAAGAGGCGTAACGTATTATTCTGCACAACGCTTAATGAGAGAGCGTAATTATTTTGCGGCTATGATGGTTAATGAAGGTGATGCCGATGCTCTTATTTCCGGGTATTCTCGTAATTATCCAACAGTAGTAAAGCCTATGTTGGAACTTATTGGAATGGTGCATGGTGTTACCCGTATAGCAACAACCAATTTAATGATGACAAAAAGAGGACCTCTATTTTTAAGTGATACCTCTATAAATATTAACCCTAGTGCCAAGGACTTAGCTAAGATCACCCAAATGACAGCTAAGGTAATTAAGATGTTTGGTTTAGATCCTGTGTTAGCCATGGTGTCCTATTCTAATTTTGGATCTTCAGATAATGAAAAAGCATCAAAGATTAGAGAGGCCGTATCTTATTTACATCGTCATTTCCCAGAGATGAAGGTAGATGGTGAATTACAAACGGATTTTGCGTTAAATGATGATATGCTACGGGAGAAGTTTCCATTTTCAAAGTTGGTTGGAAAGAAAGTAAATGCATTAGTTTTTCCAAATCTGGATTCGGCAAATATCACTTATAAATTATTAAAAGAATTGCATGAAGCCGATTCTATAGGGCCTATTATGATGGGTATGAAAAAACCAGTGCATATTCTACAATTAGGAGCGAGTGTTGATGAAATTGTGAATATGACCGCGATAGCTGTCATTGACGCTCAACATAAAGAAAAGTGGGAGTTAGAAAATGCTGGAAGGAAGTAA
- the ruvA gene encoding Holliday junction branch migration protein RuvA, with the protein MITHIKGKLTEKNPTHVVIECHGVGYLLNISLHTFSQISDSENLKLFTHLQIKEDSHTLYGFSSLAEREIFRLLISVSGIGASIARTMLSSLTPKQVREGIASSDVALIQSIKGIGAKTAQRVIIDLKDKILKIYDIDEVSVSQGNTNKDEALSALEVLGFVKKQAERVVDKIMIAQPDANVETIIKQALKNL; encoded by the coding sequence ATGATAACACATATTAAAGGAAAACTTACAGAAAAAAACCCAACGCATGTAGTTATTGAATGTCATGGAGTAGGTTATTTATTGAATATTTCATTACATACTTTTTCTCAAATTTCAGACAGTGAAAATTTAAAGCTATTTACACATCTTCAGATTAAAGAAGATTCACATACACTTTATGGGTTTTCGTCATTGGCAGAAAGGGAAATTTTTAGACTGTTAATATCTGTAAGTGGTATTGGAGCAAGTATAGCACGTACCATGTTATCATCATTAACGCCAAAACAGGTAAGAGAAGGGATTGCTTCAAGCGACGTCGCTTTAATTCAATCTATAAAAGGAATAGGAGCAAAAACAGCGCAACGTGTTATAATAGATTTAAAAGACAAGATCTTAAAGATTTATGATATAGACGAAGTTTCCGTTTCTCAAGGCAATACCAATAAAGATGAAGCGTTATCTGCTTTAGAAGTGCTCGGTTTTGTAAAGAAACAAGCAGAACGTGTTGTGGATAAAATTATGATTGCACAGCCTGATGCCAATGTGGAAACCATTATCAAGCAGGCTTTAAAAAATTTATAA